From the genome of Enoplosus armatus isolate fEnoArm2 chromosome 21, fEnoArm2.hap1, whole genome shotgun sequence, one region includes:
- the chchd7 gene encoding coiled-coil-helix-coiled-coil-helix domain-containing protein 7: protein MDKTTRKLRNQDINPCIDESNASQKCLDVHNYDKSMCSAYFQRYKDCRKYWHNIMLQRRRDGVRPDMPTATERQEMLAAIGGKPY from the exons ATGGATAAAACTACACGGAAACTTCGGAATCAGGACATTAACCCATGCATTGAC GAAAGCAATGCCTCCCAGAAGTGCTTGGATGTCCACAACTATGATAAGAGCATGTGTTCCGCCTATTTCCAGAGATATAAGGACTGTAGGAAATACTGG CACAACATAATGCTGCAGAGGAGAAGGGACGGCGTGAGGCCTGACATGCCCACCGCCACAGAGAGGCAGGAGATGCTCGCTGCTATCGGAGGCAAACCCTACTGA